A genomic region of Desulfosarcina ovata subsp. ovata contains the following coding sequences:
- the mrdA gene encoding penicillin-binding protein 2, which produces MTNYLDNVDSEWFSQRLSVALTIVVAAFVILIARLFYLQVINGAELRRQSEINSIRLKNVDATRGLIYDCQGRLLADNRPAYDLNIIVKDAGPLEPTIAKLSDYSGIPEAQLWAQLEKAKGSRAYKPVLLKPDISRDELAAIEVNRWDLPGIMVNISPRRDYVFSPSAAHILGYMGEINVDELKQKRHQGCKTGDYIGKYGIERAREPWLRGKRGGQQVEVNATGQVVRVLSTVDAVPGNNVVLSIDHALQVVAEELLVDQAGAAVAVEPDTGQVLAMVSSPSFDQNAFISGMSHDAWNVLISDPQHPLENKAIQAEYPPASTYKIIAAAAGLEEGLIDESSSVFCPGFLKFGNRTYRCWKRWGHGEVDIYKALSESCDVYFYKLGQELGVDRLAWYARAFGLGEPTGIDLNHEGSGLVPTAAWKKRRTGISWQKGETLSVVIGQGFNLTTPLQMAMVAATVGNGGTRYRPKIVKTIRTADGKTLYDSTPEVVGRLPVSEKNLNIVREGLFKAVNSRHGTAWRSRLDGMAMSGKTGTAQVVGRREEDTDGDGQGEPIKDHAWFVAYAPREHPKIAVSVIVEHGEHGSSAAAPVAAEMIRFYLSGGSQAADTTAPEGSVAPGQGD; this is translated from the coding sequence TTGACCAATTACCTGGACAATGTGGACAGTGAGTGGTTCAGCCAGCGACTCAGCGTGGCGCTAACCATTGTGGTGGCTGCGTTCGTAATCCTGATTGCCCGTCTGTTTTACCTTCAGGTCATCAACGGGGCGGAACTTCGCCGTCAGTCGGAGATCAACAGCATCCGCCTGAAAAATGTCGATGCCACCCGGGGGTTGATTTACGACTGCCAGGGCCGCCTTCTGGCGGATAATCGGCCGGCCTACGATTTGAATATCATCGTCAAGGATGCCGGCCCCCTCGAGCCCACCATTGCCAAATTGTCAGATTACTCCGGTATCCCCGAGGCGCAGTTGTGGGCGCAGCTGGAAAAGGCCAAGGGTTCCCGGGCCTATAAACCGGTGCTGCTCAAACCGGATATCAGTCGTGATGAACTGGCTGCCATTGAGGTCAACCGCTGGGACCTGCCCGGCATCATGGTGAACATTTCGCCGCGCAGGGATTACGTGTTCAGTCCCAGCGCGGCCCACATTCTGGGTTATATGGGGGAGATCAACGTCGATGAGTTGAAGCAAAAGCGCCATCAGGGGTGCAAAACCGGCGACTATATCGGCAAGTACGGCATTGAACGCGCAAGGGAGCCGTGGCTGCGCGGCAAACGCGGCGGTCAGCAGGTGGAGGTCAATGCCACCGGCCAGGTGGTCCGGGTGCTCAGTACGGTGGATGCGGTTCCGGGAAACAACGTGGTGCTCTCCATCGACCATGCCCTCCAGGTGGTGGCCGAGGAACTGCTGGTCGACCAGGCCGGTGCGGCAGTGGCGGTGGAACCCGATACCGGCCAGGTTCTGGCCATGGTTTCGAGTCCCTCTTTTGACCAGAACGCCTTTATTTCGGGGATGAGCCACGATGCATGGAACGTATTGATCTCCGATCCGCAGCATCCGCTGGAGAATAAGGCCATTCAGGCCGAATACCCCCCCGCTTCGACGTATAAGATCATTGCCGCTGCCGCCGGTCTTGAAGAAGGGCTGATTGACGAAAGCAGTTCGGTCTTCTGCCCCGGTTTTCTCAAATTCGGCAATCGCACCTATCGCTGCTGGAAACGTTGGGGACATGGGGAAGTGGACATCTACAAGGCACTCAGCGAATCCTGTGATGTCTATTTTTATAAGCTGGGGCAGGAACTCGGCGTCGACCGTCTGGCCTGGTACGCCAGGGCCTTCGGATTGGGAGAACCCACGGGGATCGATCTGAACCACGAGGGCAGCGGGCTGGTTCCCACCGCCGCATGGAAGAAACGCCGCACCGGGATATCCTGGCAGAAAGGCGAGACGCTGTCGGTAGTGATCGGCCAGGGATTCAATCTGACCACACCTTTGCAGATGGCCATGGTTGCCGCTACGGTGGGTAACGGGGGCACCCGCTACCGACCCAAAATTGTCAAGACCATCCGTACGGCCGATGGCAAAACGCTTTATGACAGTACCCCGGAGGTGGTCGGACGCCTGCCGGTTAGTGAAAAAAACTTGAATATTGTCCGTGAAGGATTGTTCAAGGCGGTCAATTCCCGCCATGGGACGGCCTGGCGCAGCCGGCTGGACGGCATGGCCATGAGCGGCAAGACCGGAACGGCCCAGGTGGTGGGGCGGCGGGAAGAGGATACCGATGGTGACGGCCAGGGGGAGCCGATCAAGGATCATGCCTGGTTTGTGGCCTATGCGCCGCGTGAGCATCCGAAAATCGCCGTTTCCGTGATCGTGGAACATGGCGAGCATGGGTCCAGTGCGGCGGCACCGGTAGCCGCCGAAATGATCCGCTTCTATCTTTCCGGTGGTTCGCAAGCTGCCGATACAACCGCTCCGGAAGGTTCGGTTGCACCCGGCCAGGGAGACTGA